From Actinosynnema mirum DSM 43827, a single genomic window includes:
- a CDS encoding S9 family peptidase, with translation MTTTGSAADFSDLARFAALPRLGSLAVSPDGSRLVTVVSELSDDGKTWQGSLWEVDPTGGRPARRLTRSAKGDSSPVFTPDGSLLFLSARPDQERKPGEAKDKAALWLLPPSGEARELHRPAGGVDRVLVAGGSGTVLLGSPVHRGAGFGEADADVRKAREDAGVTAILHESYPIRYWDHDLGPFHSRLLATTAPVDGDSARLGAGDLVDLTPVTERARFASVAISDDGRWVAHTESVAVDAAYGNHVRLRLTSSDGTQDRVLAQDAGHSYDEPAFLPDASAVIALRSLDSTADEPWENTLVRIDVATGEVTDLLPGFDLSPEHPLVSPDGAVVFFTTFAVGHQVLWRVELATGDVVRMTTTGAYQDVRVSRDGKALYALRNAVDSPARPVRLDPAGVEQEPVYLQAPGGLDSLPGTLTEIEVRVEDGRTVRSYLVLPEGCSPERPAPLLLWVHGGPVMSWNGWSWRWNPWLMAAKGYAVLLPDPALSLGYGQDFVRAGWGSWGGKPYTDLMAITDVAEARADIDETRTAAMGGSFGGYMANWIATRTDRFKAIVTHASLWNLDAFTGTTDDSYYWMREMGDPLQRPERITENSPHLYVADVRTPVLVIHGDKDYRVPIGEGQRLYFDLVRHGVDAKYLYFPTENHWILTPGNSSVWYETVFAFLAQHVLGEPWRRPELL, from the coding sequence ATGACGACAACGGGATCAGCGGCGGACTTCTCCGACCTGGCGCGCTTCGCCGCGCTGCCCAGGCTCGGCTCGCTGGCGGTGTCGCCGGACGGCTCCCGCCTGGTGACGGTCGTGTCCGAGCTGTCGGACGACGGCAAGACCTGGCAGGGCTCCCTGTGGGAGGTCGACCCGACCGGTGGGCGGCCCGCGCGCAGGCTCACCCGCTCGGCCAAGGGCGACTCGTCGCCGGTGTTCACCCCGGACGGCTCGCTGCTGTTCCTGTCGGCGCGACCGGACCAGGAGCGCAAGCCCGGCGAGGCCAAGGACAAGGCGGCGCTGTGGCTGCTGCCGCCCAGCGGTGAGGCCCGCGAGCTGCACCGCCCGGCGGGCGGAGTCGACCGGGTGCTGGTGGCGGGCGGCTCGGGCACGGTGCTGCTCGGCTCGCCGGTGCACCGGGGCGCGGGGTTCGGCGAGGCGGACGCGGACGTGCGCAAGGCGCGCGAGGACGCCGGGGTCACGGCGATCCTGCACGAGAGCTACCCGATCCGGTACTGGGACCACGACCTCGGCCCGTTCCACAGCAGGCTGCTGGCCACCACCGCCCCGGTCGACGGCGACTCGGCCCGGCTGGGCGCCGGGGACCTGGTCGACCTGACCCCGGTCACCGAGCGGGCCCGGTTCGCCTCGGTCGCGATCAGCGACGACGGGCGGTGGGTCGCGCACACCGAGAGCGTCGCGGTGGACGCCGCCTACGGCAACCACGTCCGGCTCCGGCTGACCAGCTCCGACGGGACCCAGGACCGGGTGCTCGCGCAGGACGCGGGCCACTCGTACGACGAGCCCGCGTTCCTGCCGGACGCGTCGGCCGTGATCGCCCTGCGCAGCCTGGACTCGACGGCGGACGAGCCGTGGGAGAACACCCTGGTGCGGATCGACGTGGCCACCGGCGAGGTCACCGACCTGCTGCCCGGCTTCGACCTCTCGCCCGAGCACCCGCTGGTGAGCCCGGACGGCGCGGTGGTGTTCTTCACCACCTTCGCGGTCGGCCACCAGGTGCTGTGGCGGGTCGAGCTGGCCACCGGGGACGTGGTGCGGATGACCACGACCGGCGCCTACCAGGACGTGCGGGTCAGCCGGGACGGCAAGGCCCTGTACGCGCTGCGCAACGCCGTGGACTCGCCCGCCCGCCCGGTCCGGCTGGACCCGGCCGGGGTCGAGCAGGAGCCGGTGTACCTCCAGGCCCCCGGCGGCCTGGACTCGCTGCCCGGCACGCTGACCGAGATCGAGGTGCGGGTCGAGGACGGCCGCACCGTGCGCTCGTACCTGGTGCTGCCGGAGGGCTGCTCCCCGGAGCGGCCCGCGCCGCTGCTGCTGTGGGTGCACGGCGGCCCGGTGATGAGCTGGAACGGCTGGAGCTGGCGCTGGAACCCGTGGCTGATGGCCGCCAAGGGCTACGCGGTGCTGCTGCCGGACCCGGCGCTGTCGCTGGGCTACGGGCAGGACTTCGTCCGCGCGGGCTGGGGCAGCTGGGGCGGCAAGCCGTACACCGACCTCATGGCGATCACCGACGTCGCCGAGGCCAGGGCTGACATCGACGAGACCCGGACCGCCGCCATGGGCGGGTCGTTCGGCGGGTACATGGCGAACTGGATCGCCACCCGCACCGACCGGTTCAAGGCGATCGTGACGCACGCGTCGCTGTGGAACCTGGACGCGTTCACGGGCACGACGGACGACTCGTACTACTGGATGCGCGAGATGGGCGACCCGCTGCAGCGCCCCGAGCGGATCACCGAGAACTCGCCGCACCTGTACGTGGCCGACGTGCGCACGCCGGTGCTGGTCATCCACGGCGACAAGGACTACCGGGTCCCGATCGGCGAGGGGCAGCGGCTGTACTTCGACCTCGTCCGGCACGGGGTGGACGCCAAGTACCTGTACTTCCCGACCGAGAACCACTGGATCCTGACGCCCGGCAACTCGAGCGTCTGGTACGAGACGGTCTTCGCGTTCCTCGCGCAGCACGTCCTCGGGGAGCCCTGGCGCAGGCCGGAACTGCTCTGA
- the galE gene encoding UDP-glucose 4-epimerase GalE — MKLLVTGGAGYVGSVTAARLVESGHEVVVLDDLSTGHADAVPEGAEFVQADIDDAIGDVLAGGFDGIVHCAAKSLVGESMVDPAKYWQGNVVTSLKLLDAMRAHGTPRLVFSSTAATYGEPEQVPILETAPTRPTNTYGASKLAIDHAITSYAAAHGLAAVSLRYFNVAGAYGRFGERHAVETHLIPLVLQVALGKRESIKVFGDDWPTDDGTCVRDYIHVLDLADAHMKALEHATAGEHRIYNLGNGLGFSVNQVIEACREVTGHAIPAVVDGRRAGDPAVLIASSERARTEMGWKPERADLSGIVRDAWEFTQAREEA, encoded by the coding sequence GTGAAGCTGCTCGTCACGGGCGGTGCGGGGTACGTCGGCAGCGTGACCGCCGCACGGCTGGTCGAGTCCGGGCACGAGGTCGTCGTGCTCGACGACCTGTCCACCGGGCACGCGGACGCCGTGCCCGAGGGCGCCGAGTTCGTCCAGGCCGACATCGACGACGCCATCGGCGACGTGCTCGCGGGTGGCTTCGACGGCATCGTGCACTGCGCGGCCAAGTCGCTGGTCGGCGAGTCGATGGTGGACCCGGCCAAGTACTGGCAGGGCAACGTGGTCACCTCCCTGAAGCTGCTCGACGCGATGCGCGCCCACGGCACGCCCCGGCTGGTGTTCTCGTCCACCGCCGCGACCTACGGCGAGCCCGAGCAGGTGCCGATCCTGGAGACCGCGCCGACCCGGCCGACCAACACCTACGGCGCGTCGAAGCTCGCGATCGACCACGCCATCACCTCCTACGCCGCCGCGCACGGCCTGGCCGCCGTGAGCCTGCGGTACTTCAACGTCGCGGGCGCGTACGGCCGCTTCGGCGAGCGGCACGCCGTCGAGACCCACCTGATCCCGCTCGTGCTCCAGGTCGCCCTGGGCAAGCGCGAGAGCATCAAGGTCTTCGGCGACGACTGGCCCACCGACGACGGCACGTGCGTGCGCGACTACATCCACGTGCTCGACCTGGCCGACGCGCACATGAAGGCCCTGGAGCACGCCACGGCGGGCGAGCACCGCATCTACAACCTGGGCAACGGGCTCGGCTTCTCCGTCAACCAGGTCATCGAGGCCTGCCGCGAGGTCACCGGCCACGCGATCCCCGCCGTGGTCGACGGCCGCCGCGCGGGCGACCCGGCCGTGCTGATCGCCTCCAGCGAGCGCGCCCGCACCGAGATGGGCTGGAAGCCCGAGCGCGCCGACCTGTCCGGCATCGTCCGCGACGCCTGGGAGTTCACCCAGGCCCGCGAGGAGGCCTGA
- a CDS encoding sulfurtransferase, with the protein MHPLISTEALAVALADERPPVVLDVRWRLGGPPARQDYEVGHVPGAVHTDLDAALAAPPGPEGRHPLPEVAVLERALRAAGVREGVPVVAYDDGDGSVAARAWWLLRWAGHDQVAVLDGGYAAWSAEGRPVTAEEPEPEEGDVVVRPGRMPVVDADGAAELAREGVLLDARAGARYRGEVEPVDPKAGHIPGAVSAPSAEHAGADGRWLPARTLAARFQALGVTGDRPVGAYCGSGVTASSVVLALEAAGLTTRDTPALLYPGSWSNWSAQDRPVATGDQPG; encoded by the coding sequence GTGCACCCCTTGATCAGCACTGAAGCGCTGGCCGTCGCGCTGGCGGACGAGCGACCCCCGGTCGTGCTCGACGTCCGCTGGCGACTCGGCGGCCCGCCCGCACGACAAGACTACGAGGTCGGGCACGTCCCCGGAGCCGTCCACACCGACCTGGACGCGGCGCTGGCCGCCCCGCCCGGTCCGGAGGGCAGGCACCCGCTGCCCGAGGTGGCCGTGCTGGAGCGCGCGCTGCGCGCGGCGGGCGTCCGCGAGGGCGTCCCGGTGGTGGCCTACGACGACGGGGACGGCTCGGTGGCGGCGCGCGCGTGGTGGCTGCTGCGCTGGGCGGGCCACGACCAGGTGGCGGTCCTGGACGGCGGTTACGCGGCGTGGTCGGCCGAGGGCAGGCCGGTCACCGCCGAGGAACCGGAGCCCGAGGAGGGCGACGTCGTCGTGCGGCCGGGCCGGATGCCGGTCGTGGACGCGGACGGCGCCGCCGAGCTGGCCCGCGAGGGCGTCCTGCTGGACGCGCGCGCCGGGGCCAGGTACCGGGGCGAGGTCGAACCGGTCGACCCGAAGGCCGGGCACATCCCCGGCGCGGTGAGCGCGCCCTCCGCGGAGCACGCGGGCGCGGACGGCCGCTGGCTGCCCGCGCGGACCCTGGCGGCCCGCTTCCAGGCGCTCGGCGTGACCGGGGACCGCCCGGTGGGCGCGTACTGCGGCTCGGGCGTCACGGCGTCCTCGGTGGTGCTGGCCCTGGAGGCGGCGGGCCTGACCACCAGGGACACCCCGGCCCTGCTGTACCCCGGCTCGTGGTCGAACTGGTCCGCCCAGGACCGCCCGGTCGCCACCGGCGACCAGCCCGGCTGA
- a CDS encoding DUF4192 domain-containing protein: MTTPVLPSARIHGPGDLVAAVPHLLGFHPADSVVVLVLRGDSVVVVLRADLPDAAQVRDAADKLAPVVRRTPGCSVAVLVVGGGGADPPEVLPRPDVVRSLLRRLGALGVPLARAVWAPGTAGGEPWFDYADVGRTGTAPDARATYLAALSAAAGHVTYGSRAEMAELLSPDPPEALARRAALLDRRTAALEGADPDELVTRHCRALLVAVERTPGRTTPLPDDEVAELAFALSSPRVRDLALTLALGAHAMAAERLWTELTRAAPAPERAEAAALLAFATYLRGEGALAVLALERAEAACPGHRMTTLLRGALQGAMPPDYLRSLAEEAARAYPS; this comes from the coding sequence ATGACAACTCCCGTCCTCCCCTCGGCGAGGATCCACGGCCCCGGTGACCTGGTGGCCGCCGTCCCGCACCTGCTGGGCTTCCACCCCGCCGACTCGGTGGTGGTCCTCGTGCTGCGCGGGGACTCCGTCGTGGTGGTCCTGCGCGCCGACCTGCCCGACGCGGCCCAGGTGCGCGACGCGGCCGACAAGCTGGCGCCCGTCGTGCGCCGGACCCCCGGCTGCTCGGTGGCCGTGCTCGTGGTGGGCGGAGGCGGCGCGGACCCGCCGGAGGTGCTGCCCCGGCCGGACGTGGTGCGGAGCCTGCTCAGGAGACTGGGGGCGCTCGGGGTGCCGCTGGCGCGCGCGGTGTGGGCGCCGGGCACCGCGGGCGGCGAGCCCTGGTTCGACTACGCCGACGTGGGCCGGACCGGCACCGCGCCGGACGCGCGCGCCACCTACCTGGCCGCGCTGTCGGCCGCCGCGGGGCACGTGACGTACGGCAGCAGGGCGGAGATGGCCGAGCTGCTGTCCCCGGACCCGCCGGAGGCGCTGGCCCGGCGAGCGGCCCTGCTGGACCGCCGCACGGCCGCGCTGGAGGGCGCCGACCCGGACGAGCTGGTGACCAGGCACTGCAGGGCGCTGCTCGTCGCGGTGGAGCGCACCCCCGGCCGGACCACGCCGCTGCCCGACGACGAGGTGGCGGAGCTGGCGTTCGCGCTGTCCAGCCCGCGCGTGCGGGACCTGGCGCTGACCCTGGCGCTGGGCGCGCACGCCATGGCCGCCGAACGCCTGTGGACCGAGCTGACCAGGGCCGCCCCCGCGCCGGAGCGGGCCGAGGCCGCCGCGCTGCTGGCCTTCGCGACCTACCTCAGGGGTGAGGGCGCGCTGGCCGTGCTGGCCCTGGAACGTGCCGAGGCCGCGTGCCCCGGCCACCGCATGACCACCCTGCTCCGGGGCGCGCTGCAGGGCGCGATGCCACCGGACTACCTGCGCTCGCTCGCCGAGGAGGCCGCCCGTGCTTACCCGTCCTGA
- a CDS encoding acetoin utilization protein AcuC: protein MGAEQGVARPPAVVWDESVLAYDLGGDHPLNPVRLDLTVRLATALGVLDGVDPIAPAHATDPELERVHDPAYLAAVRAAPSTAWDLGHGLGTTDNPVFDRMHEASSLIVGGSLAAARQIASGAADRAVSIAGGLHHAMRDRAAGFCVYNDCAVAISWLLDNGFDRVAYVDTDVHHGDGVQAAFYDDPRVLTVSLHQSPLSLWPGTGRPAELGGPNAEGTAVNVALPPGTPDRGWLRAFHAVVPSLLTAFRPQVLVTQCGVDSHREDPLADLSLTVDGHRAIYRALRHLADTTANGKWLALGGGGYELVRVVPRSWTHLLATVLDRDVDPRVPLPASWISHVARTAPNWPLPTTMTEGADTSFAPWDGSGGDPVDEAVRATRRAVFPLHGLDPEDARD, encoded by the coding sequence ATGGGAGCGGAACAGGGCGTCGCGCGGCCACCCGCCGTGGTCTGGGACGAGTCGGTGCTCGCCTACGACCTCGGCGGCGACCACCCGCTCAACCCCGTGCGCCTTGACCTCACCGTCCGGCTCGCCACGGCGCTCGGCGTCCTCGACGGCGTCGACCCGATCGCCCCGGCCCACGCCACCGACCCGGAGCTCGAACGCGTCCACGACCCCGCCTACCTGGCCGCCGTGCGCGCCGCCCCGAGCACCGCCTGGGACCTCGGCCACGGCCTCGGCACCACCGACAACCCGGTCTTCGACCGGATGCACGAGGCGTCCTCCCTGATCGTCGGCGGCTCGCTCGCCGCAGCCCGCCAGATCGCCTCCGGCGCCGCCGACCGGGCCGTCAGCATCGCGGGCGGACTGCACCACGCCATGCGCGACCGCGCCGCGGGCTTCTGCGTCTACAACGACTGCGCCGTCGCCATCTCCTGGCTGCTGGACAACGGCTTCGACCGCGTCGCCTACGTCGACACCGACGTGCACCACGGCGACGGCGTGCAGGCCGCGTTCTACGACGACCCGCGCGTGCTCACCGTCTCCCTGCACCAGAGCCCGCTGAGCCTGTGGCCCGGCACCGGCCGCCCCGCCGAGCTGGGCGGTCCGAACGCCGAGGGCACGGCGGTCAACGTCGCCCTCCCGCCCGGCACCCCCGACCGGGGCTGGCTGCGCGCCTTCCACGCCGTCGTGCCGTCGCTGCTCACCGCGTTCCGCCCGCAGGTCCTGGTCACCCAGTGCGGAGTGGACAGCCACCGCGAGGACCCGCTCGCCGACCTGTCCCTGACCGTCGACGGCCACCGCGCGATCTACCGCGCCCTGCGCCACCTCGCCGACACCACCGCGAACGGCAAGTGGCTGGCGCTCGGCGGCGGCGGGTACGAGCTGGTGCGCGTGGTCCCCCGCTCCTGGACGCACCTGCTCGCCACGGTCCTGGACCGCGACGTCGACCCGCGCGTCCCGCTGCCCGCCTCCTGGATCTCGCACGTGGCCAGGACCGCCCCGAACTGGCCGCTGCCCACCACCATGACCGAGGGCGCCGACACCTCGTTCGCGCCGTGGGACGGCTCCGGCGGCGACCCGGTGGACGAGGCCGTCCGGGCCACCCGCCGCGCCGTCTTCCCCCTGCACGGCCTGGACCCCGAGGACGCGAGGGACTAG
- the galK gene encoding galactokinase, with protein MRQRPADKAAVEFEKLHGRAPAGVWSAPGRVNLIGEHTDYNDGFVLPFALPHRLAAAASPREDGVLSVVTVGDDGEARHAEDVLVADLEPGGVPGWAAYPAGVAWALRSEGLKGGADVVIAGDVPSGAGLSSSHALECAVALALLELGGKPANSGPGTPSLAQVARLVQRSENDFVGAPTGLLDQTASLCCTDAHVLFLDVRSGEAEQVPFDASARGLEVLVIDTRASHSHSDGGYGARRAGCEEAAALLGVDALRDVTAEGLDEALAKLPENLRPLVRHVVTENERVLRAVEVLRSGELAELGPLLTASHVSLRDDYRVSCPELDVAVDSALASGALGSRMTGGGFGGSAIALVPVELHDKVVADVEAAFAAKGWTTPRTFTAVPSPGAGRDI; from the coding sequence GTGCGGCAGCGGCCAGCCGACAAGGCGGCCGTCGAGTTCGAGAAGCTGCACGGTCGTGCGCCCGCGGGCGTCTGGTCGGCTCCCGGCCGGGTGAACCTGATCGGTGAGCACACCGACTACAACGACGGCTTCGTGCTGCCGTTCGCCCTGCCCCACCGGCTGGCCGCCGCGGCGTCGCCGCGCGAGGACGGCGTGCTGAGCGTCGTCACGGTCGGCGACGACGGTGAGGCCCGTCACGCCGAGGACGTGCTGGTCGCGGACCTGGAGCCGGGCGGGGTGCCCGGTTGGGCCGCCTACCCGGCGGGGGTGGCGTGGGCGCTGCGCTCCGAGGGCCTCAAGGGCGGGGCGGACGTCGTCATCGCGGGCGACGTGCCGTCCGGCGCGGGCCTGTCCTCGTCGCACGCGCTGGAGTGCGCGGTGGCGCTGGCGCTGCTGGAGCTGGGCGGCAAGCCCGCGAACTCCGGGCCGGGCACGCCCTCGCTGGCCCAGGTCGCGCGCTTGGTGCAGCGGTCGGAGAACGACTTCGTGGGCGCGCCGACCGGTCTGCTCGACCAGACCGCGTCGCTGTGCTGCACCGACGCGCACGTGCTGTTCCTGGACGTGCGCTCGGGCGAGGCCGAGCAGGTCCCGTTCGACGCGTCGGCGCGCGGGCTGGAGGTGCTGGTGATCGACACCCGCGCCAGCCACTCGCACAGCGACGGCGGCTACGGCGCGCGCCGGGCTGGCTGCGAGGAGGCGGCGGCGCTGCTGGGCGTCGACGCGCTGCGCGACGTCACGGCCGAGGGCCTGGACGAGGCGCTGGCGAAGCTCCCGGAGAACCTGCGCCCGCTGGTGCGGCACGTGGTGACCGAGAACGAGCGGGTGCTGCGCGCGGTGGAGGTGCTGCGCTCGGGCGAACTGGCCGAGCTGGGCCCGCTGCTGACCGCGTCGCACGTCAGCCTGCGCGACGACTACCGGGTGTCCTGCCCGGAGCTGGACGTCGCGGTGGACTCCGCGCTGGCCTCGGGCGCCCTGGGCTCCCGCATGACCGGCGGCGGCTTCGGCGGCTCGGCGATCGCGCTGGTGCCCGTCGAGCTGCACGACAAGGTCGTGGCCGACGTCGAGGCCGCGTTCGCCGCGAAGGGCTGGACCACGCCGCGCACCTTCACGGCCGTCCCGTCCCCCGGTGCGGGCCGCGACATCTAG
- a CDS encoding metal-dependent transcriptional regulator has product MNDLIDTTEMYLRTIYELEEEGVVPLRARIAERLGQSGPTVSQTVGRMERDGLVVVADDRHLELTEQGRNLAVSVMRKHRLAERLLVDIIGLEWEHVHSEACRWEHVMSEAVERKLVKLLGNPTTSPYGNPIPGLDKLGDGEPAPPVEADLLRIDEVARRGGGRVEVKRIAEHVQLDPDLMADLKAAGVMPGSVVKVESLDDSKVVRVGGSGTTAELSQSIAHAVLVQAR; this is encoded by the coding sequence GTGAACGACCTCATCGACACCACGGAGATGTACCTCCGCACGATCTACGAGCTCGAAGAAGAGGGCGTGGTGCCGCTGCGCGCCCGCATCGCCGAGCGGCTGGGCCAGAGCGGCCCGACCGTGAGCCAGACCGTCGGCCGCATGGAGCGGGACGGGCTGGTGGTCGTCGCCGACGACCGGCACCTGGAGCTGACCGAGCAGGGCCGCAACCTCGCGGTGTCGGTGATGCGCAAGCACCGGCTGGCGGAGCGGCTGCTGGTCGACATCATCGGCCTGGAGTGGGAGCACGTGCACAGCGAGGCATGTCGCTGGGAGCACGTGATGAGCGAGGCCGTCGAGCGCAAGCTGGTGAAGCTGCTCGGCAACCCGACCACCTCGCCCTACGGCAACCCCATCCCCGGCCTGGACAAGCTCGGCGACGGCGAGCCCGCTCCGCCCGTGGAGGCGGACCTGCTGCGCATCGACGAGGTCGCCAGGCGCGGCGGGGGCCGGGTGGAGGTCAAGCGGATCGCCGAGCACGTTCAGCTCGACCCCGATCTGATGGCGGATCTGAAAGCTGCGGGTGTGATGCCGGGAAGTGTTGTGAAGGTCGAGTCGCTGGACGACAGCAAGGTCGTGCGGGTCGGCGGGAGTGGGACGACGGCCGAGCTGAGCCAGTCCATCGCCCACGCCGTGCTGGTGCAGGCCAGGTGA
- a CDS encoding bifunctional GNAT family N-acetyltransferase/acetate--CoA ligase family protein: MDPFDYPRSWEADVVLADGGTAHLRPITPDDGQRLLEFHSRLSERTRYFRYFGPYPRMPRRDVVRFTTVDHADRVAFVAMLGDDIVAVGRYDRLNDGPSAEVAFVVQDEHQGRGLGSILLEHLAAAARERGLTRFTAEVLAENGQMVRVFRDAGYSVSRAFDEGVLHLEFDVDPTEQSVEVAQAREQAAEARSVHNLLHPRSIAVIGASTDRTKIGHAVLANLLVGDFHGPVYPVNAEHRAVRGVRAYPSVLDIPDDVDLAVVAVPAAGVDEVMDACLAKGVKALVVVTSGFGETGPDGRTAERRLVTEARAHGMRVVGPNALGVVNTDPDVRLNATLAPTLPARGRTGFFCQSGALGSAILATAAERGLGLSTFVSAGNRADVSGNDLLQYWETDPATDVVLLYLESFGNPRKFARLARRLGRSKPIVAVKSGRHAVTPALAATSVHVDEQSVQALFEQAGVIRVESLAQLFDTALLLAHQPLPSGPRVAVVGNSTAIGVLAADTVLGQGLDLVGDPVDVGAQAGPEEFAGAVRTALADPDTDALVVVFAPPLAIPGTEYARALRAAVQDATAQGTAAQASTAQDAVEAKPIVSTFLAVEGVPAELAVTGPDGAPGRGSVPSYPSPERAVLALARVTRYARWRSRPAGLFTRPEGVDPEAARALVESVPHAELVKLDDGTTMRLLACYGIDVVPFRVVSSADDAVAASAELGYPVALKSTAGHLRHRTDLVGVRLDLTAEESVREAYRGLSDISGLTEVYVQRMVPKGLSCVLGLQDDPSFGSLVSFGLSGLVSDLLGDRAYRAVPLTDADAAALVRAPKAAPLLAGFRGGQVADLAALQELVLRLAALAEDLPEVRELALEPVLASAEGAFVASARVTLGPRPSPRDSGPRRLRLPGGAR; the protein is encoded by the coding sequence GTGGACCCGTTCGACTACCCGCGCAGCTGGGAGGCCGACGTCGTGCTCGCCGACGGCGGCACCGCCCACCTGCGCCCCATCACCCCCGACGACGGCCAGCGCCTGCTGGAGTTCCACTCCCGGCTCTCCGAGCGCACCCGCTACTTCCGCTACTTCGGCCCCTACCCGAGGATGCCCAGGCGCGACGTCGTCCGGTTCACCACCGTCGACCACGCCGACCGGGTCGCGTTCGTGGCCATGCTCGGCGACGACATCGTCGCGGTGGGCCGCTACGACCGGCTGAACGACGGCCCCTCCGCCGAGGTCGCGTTCGTCGTGCAGGACGAGCACCAGGGCCGGGGCCTCGGCTCGATCCTGCTGGAGCACCTGGCCGCCGCCGCCCGCGAGCGCGGGCTGACCCGGTTCACCGCCGAGGTGCTCGCCGAGAACGGCCAGATGGTCCGGGTGTTCCGCGACGCCGGCTACTCGGTCAGCCGCGCCTTCGACGAGGGCGTGCTGCACCTGGAGTTCGACGTGGACCCCACCGAGCAGTCCGTGGAGGTCGCGCAGGCCCGCGAGCAGGCCGCCGAGGCGCGCAGCGTGCACAACCTGCTGCACCCGCGCTCGATCGCCGTCATCGGCGCCTCCACCGACCGCACCAAGATCGGCCACGCGGTGCTGGCGAACCTGCTCGTCGGCGACTTCCACGGCCCCGTCTACCCGGTCAACGCCGAGCACCGCGCGGTGCGGGGCGTGCGCGCCTACCCGTCCGTGCTGGACATCCCCGACGACGTCGACCTGGCCGTCGTCGCGGTGCCCGCCGCGGGTGTCGACGAGGTCATGGACGCCTGCCTGGCCAAGGGGGTCAAGGCGCTGGTCGTGGTCACCTCCGGCTTCGGCGAGACCGGCCCCGACGGGCGCACCGCCGAGCGCAGGCTGGTCACCGAGGCCCGCGCGCACGGGATGCGCGTGGTCGGCCCGAACGCGCTGGGCGTGGTCAACACCGACCCGGACGTGCGGCTCAACGCGACCCTCGCGCCGACCCTGCCCGCGCGCGGGCGCACCGGGTTCTTCTGCCAGTCCGGGGCGCTCGGCAGCGCGATCCTGGCGACCGCCGCCGAGCGGGGCCTCGGCCTGTCCACGTTCGTCAGCGCGGGCAACCGGGCCGACGTGTCCGGCAACGACCTGCTCCAGTACTGGGAGACCGACCCGGCCACCGACGTGGTGCTGCTGTACCTGGAGTCGTTCGGCAACCCGCGCAAGTTCGCCCGCCTCGCCCGGCGCCTGGGCCGCAGCAAGCCGATCGTGGCGGTGAAGTCCGGCAGGCACGCGGTCACGCCCGCGCTCGCCGCGACCTCGGTGCACGTGGACGAGCAGAGCGTGCAGGCCCTGTTCGAGCAGGCGGGCGTGATCCGGGTCGAGTCGCTGGCGCAGCTGTTCGACACCGCGCTGCTGCTCGCCCACCAGCCGCTGCCGTCCGGCCCGAGGGTCGCGGTGGTCGGCAACTCCACCGCCATCGGCGTGCTCGCCGCCGACACCGTCCTCGGGCAGGGCCTCGACCTGGTCGGCGACCCGGTGGACGTGGGCGCGCAGGCCGGGCCGGAGGAGTTCGCGGGCGCGGTCCGCACCGCGCTCGCCGACCCGGACACCGACGCGCTCGTCGTGGTCTTCGCGCCGCCGCTCGCCATCCCCGGCACCGAGTACGCCCGCGCGCTGCGCGCCGCCGTGCAGGACGCCACCGCGCAGGGCACCGCCGCGCAGGCCTCCACCGCGCAGGACGCTGTGGAGGCCAAGCCGATCGTGTCCACGTTCCTGGCCGTGGAGGGCGTCCCGGCGGAGCTGGCGGTGACCGGCCCGGACGGCGCGCCGGGGCGCGGCTCGGTGCCGTCGTACCCGAGCCCGGAGCGGGCCGTGCTCGCGCTCGCGCGGGTGACCCGCTACGCGCGCTGGCGCTCCCGCCCGGCGGGCTTGTTCACCCGGCCCGAGGGCGTCGACCCCGAGGCCGCGCGGGCGCTCGTCGAGTCCGTGCCGCACGCCGAGCTGGTCAAGCTGGACGACGGCACCACGATGCGGCTGCTGGCCTGCTACGGCATCGACGTCGTGCCGTTCCGGGTGGTGTCCTCGGCGGACGACGCGGTGGCCGCGTCCGCCGAGCTGGGCTACCCGGTGGCGCTCAAGTCCACGGCCGGGCACCTGCGGCACCGCACCGACCTCGTCGGGGTGCGCCTGGACCTGACCGCCGAGGAGTCCGTGCGCGAGGCGTACCGGGGCCTCTCGGACATCTCCGGGCTGACCGAGGTGTACGTGCAGCGCATGGTTCCCAAGGGGCTGTCCTGCGTGCTGGGGCTCCAGGACGACCCGTCGTTCGGGTCGCTGGTGTCGTTCGGGCTGTCCGGGTTGGTGAGCGACCTGCTGGGCGACCGGGCGTACCGGGCGGTGCCGCTGACCGACGCCGACGCCGCCGCGCTCGTGCGCGCCCCCAAGGCCGCGCCGCTGCTCGCCGGGTTCCGGGGCGGTCAGGTGGCGGACCTGGCCGCGCTGCAGGAGCTGGTGCTGCGGCTGGCCGCGCTCGCCGAGGACCTGCCGGAGGTGCGGGAGCTGGCGCTGGAACCGGTGCTGGCGTCGGCGGAGGGCGCGTTCGTGGCCAGCGCCCGCGTCACCCTCGGGCCGAGGCCGTCGCCGCGCGACTCCGGTCCCCGGCGGCTGCGCCTGCCAGGAGGGGCACGCTGA